Part of the Mycolicibacterium mageritense genome is shown below.
CCGGCACGCGCTGATCTTCGGCCTGGTGCTCACGGTCGCCTCGTTCGCGTGGTTGTGGTGGACGACGAATCTGCTGTCGGGCCTGCTGGGCCTGGCCACCATCGCGTTCTACGTGTTCGTCTACACCCTGTTGCTCAAACGCCGCACGTCGCAGAACGTCGTGTGGGGCGGCGCAGCCGGCTGCATGCCGGTGATGATCGGCTGGTCGGCCGTCACCGGCACCATCCAGTGGCCCGCGCTGGTGATGTTCCTGGTGATCTTCTTCTGGACACCGCCGCACACCTGGGCGCTCGCGATGCGCTACAAGGACGACTACAAGGCCGCCGGCGTGCCCATGCTGCCCGCGGTGGCGACCGAGCGGCAGGTCACCCGCCAGATCCTCATCTACACCTGGCTCACGGTCATCACCACTTTGGTGCTGGCGCTGGCCACGGGTTGGCTGTACGCGTCGGTGGCGCTGCTGGCCGGCGCCTGGTTCCTGGTGATGGCCCACCAGTTGTACTCCG
Proteins encoded:
- a CDS encoding heme o synthase, with the translated sequence MSIRERRLSGAPSRIRSTLLAYLALTKPRVIELLLVTAIPAMLLADRGTVDPLLILNTLIGGMMAAAGANTLNCVADADIDKVMKRTARRPLAKASVPTRHALIFGLVLTVASFAWLWWTTNLLSGLLGLATIAFYVFVYTLLLKRRTSQNVVWGGAAGCMPVMIGWSAVTGTIQWPALVMFLVIFFWTPPHTWALAMRYKDDYKAAGVPMLPAVATERQVTRQILIYTWLTVITTLVLALATGWLYASVALLAGAWFLVMAHQLYSGVKRGEPVKPLRLFLQSNNYLAVVFCALAIDSALALPTLF